GGCCTGGGTACGGGCCGTGGAGTCCCTGATCGCCTACTGGACGGGGCGGTACGAGCAGGCGGCGCGGCTGGCGCAGGCCGGCCGCCACCACCGGGCTCCCGGCAGCATCGGAGCCCGGTTGGCGAGCCTGGAGGCGCGTGCGCTGGCCATAGCCGGAGACCGGGTGGGCGCGGTGGCCGCCCTTGCGGATGCCGAGCGCTCCCGCGAGGCAATGCCCGGCCATGACGAGGTGCCGGGCATCTTCGCCTTCCCGGCCGCCAAGCAGTTCGCGTACGCGGGCACGAGCCACTTGGCCGTGGGCGGGAGGGAGCATGTCCAGCAGGCCATCGTCAGCGCGGACAGTGCGATCCGGCTCTACCGCAGTGCCGAGGACGATGATCAGTCGGTCGGCGACCTGCTCGCCGCCCATGTCGATCTTGCCCGCGGTCACCTGCTCCTGGGCGACCTGGACGGCGCCGAGGCGATGCTCGGATTCGTCCTCGACTCCCCGCCCGAGCGCATGTCGGCCAGCATCGTGCGTCGGCTCACCGCTCTGGGCCGGGAGCTGGGAGGGCCGCAGTACGGTGGAGCCGCGCACGCCGCGCACCTAAGCGAACGACTCCAGCACACGGCCGTCCTCGCGGCCTCACCCGCCGCCCATCCACCGGAGCTGCCGACGTGACCGAACTGTCTGCCGCACACGACGCCGCCGTCACCGACCGGAGCCGCCTTGCCGGAAGCGCCTACAACGGCGACCGGGATCTGGCTGCCCGCCAGTCGCTCTACCAGTGGCAGACACCCCGTTACGACCTGCCTGGCATCGTCGCCGAACAGCTGAGCGGCGTACGCGGGCGCGTAGTCGATGTCGGCTGCGGCAACGGTAAGTTCATCCAGCGGCTTCGCGACGATCGGCCCGAGCTGGCCCTGCTCGGACTGGACATCGCCCCCGGCATCCTCGCCAGCGTGCCCGGCCCGGTCGCCGTGGCGGATGCCACCCGCCTGCCTTTGGCCACGGCGAGCATCGACGCGGCTCTGGCGCTGCACATGCTCTACCACGTCCCGGACATCCCGCAGGCGGTCAGGGAGTTGGCTCGTGTCGTGGCTCGTGACGGGGCGGTGATCGTCTCCACCAACAGCGACCGGGACAAGGCCGAACTCGACGACCTGTGGCAGCGGGCTGCGGGCGACGTCCTCGGTACCGGACGCGGCCCGGCCCGCATCTCGCTCAGCGCCCGCTTCTCCCTGGAGAAGGCCCCGGCCTTCCTGGGCGAGGAGTTCGGCCGCGTAGAGACGATCGAACTGCCCGGCACCATCACGGTCCAGGACCCCAAGCCGGTCATCGCGCACATGGCCTCTTACCGGGCTTGGGCGGACCAGCACGACGTGCCTTTCGGGGCCACGATCGAGCGGGCCCGCTCGATCCTCGTCGATCACATTGCCCGGCATGGGGCCTTCGAGGTCACGTGCCTGGGCGGCATCCTCATCTGCCGTCGCTGACAGCCGACTTGGCTATCGCCGTCGGGCGCGTTCCGTAAGCCGTTCGCTCGCCGGCGTGGGTGTGGTCTGTGGTGCGGGCGTCACGGGTGCGGTCATGCGGGTGCTCAGCCTGCGAGCCGCCTGAGCACGCCTGTTCGGCTGCACGGCGATGCGCCAATTGAGGACCTCGGCGGGGCGATCGGCGGTGTCGAGTTCTCGGCGCGCGGCGACTTCGGCCAAGAGGCGTCGGGGGTTGTGGCCGGCGGTCTCGGCGCGGGCGAGGGTCGTGGTCAGGGCCGGCCAGGCGGGATCGGCGAGGACGCGGTCGGCGTGGTCGGGGAGGACTGCACGCAGATCCTGCTCGAAGCGGCTGACGGTTGTGGCGCGCGGTGCGCGACGGGCGAGATCCGCCAAGACCGGCTGGGCGGCCTGCTGGTAACCGGCCTGCAGGTGGAGGAAGGCTTCTTCGGCCGCTGCGGCTTGCTGCTCGTGGCCGCGCTGCTCATGCCACTTGGCGGCCGCCCGCGCCACGTGGAGCGCAGCGAAGATCAGGGCGATGGCGAGTCCGCCCGGATCGTGTGTGGCGTAGGCGAGTTCCTTGGCGGCTTCCCGTAGGGCGGTGGCGGCCTGGTGATCGGCTCGGATCGCCGAGCGGCGGGCCCGGTTGAACGCCATTGCCGCGGCTTGCAGTTCGGCCCGGTGTCCGCCCTTGGCGGCGAGGGCCAGGTTGTGGAGGGTGTCGCCGAAAGCATCCAGATGTCCCAGGGCCATGGCGTCGTCGCCCGAGTCGAGGGCGGTGTGGGCGTCGCGGACGGCGGTCTCGGCGCGGTGCCACGGTTCGGCTGGGTCTACCGCCTGCTCGGGGCGGTCGGCCAGATCCTGGGTGGGAAGGCGTTCGCAGAGGCGGTTGTAGGACAGGTCGGGAGCGAGCCGTGAGCCGCCGTACCAGACCGGCTCACCTTGGGTGGTGTCGTTGGGAGCAGCCAGGCTGTAGCCGGTCACCTCGCCGGTCTCGGGGCCTATGCGTGGCCTGACCTGGATGCCGAGGGAGCGCAGCACGGTGAAGTACTCGTCGATGCTGCGTACGGCGGCGGCGACCGCGTACGCCTGCTGGCGCAGCCACTCCCGCGCGGTCTCATCCCGGCCCTGGCGTTCCGCCTTCGCCCGCTCGGCGCCGGTCGGGGTACGCGGGGCGGTGAGGTCACCGGACTTCAGGCGGCGCAGCCCGAACTCGGCCTCGATCTTTCGGCATTCGCGCTGTGCCCGCCAGCCGTCCCGGTTCGTACGAGGGCGGCGGCCGTCGGCTCGGACGCTGGTGGCCATGATGTGGATGTGGTCGTCGGCGTGCCGGACCGCGATCCAGCGGCACGCCTGGTCGTCTCCCTCGGGGGCGATGCCCGTGGCGGCTACGACGCGGCGGGCAACCTCGGCCCACTCAGCGTCGGTGAGGTAGCGGTCGCCGGGCGCAGTGCGCACCGGGCAGTGCCACACATGCTGTGGTGGCTGCTTTCCGCCGAGTTCTCGGGTGCGCAGGTCGACGTGGTGGTCCAGGCGTCGGGCGAGCTGGGTGTAGGTGGCGGAGGGGGCGCGGCCAGGGTCGGGGGCGCCGGCCAAGTCCCAGGCGGCCACGATGTGGGGGTCGGTGTGTTCGTCGCGTCGCCCCTGGCC
The sequence above is drawn from the Streptomyces griseiscabiei genome and encodes:
- a CDS encoding class I SAM-dependent methyltransferase, with amino-acid sequence MTELSAAHDAAVTDRSRLAGSAYNGDRDLAARQSLYQWQTPRYDLPGIVAEQLSGVRGRVVDVGCGNGKFIQRLRDDRPELALLGLDIAPGILASVPGPVAVADATRLPLATASIDAALALHMLYHVPDIPQAVRELARVVARDGAVIVSTNSDRDKAELDDLWQRAAGDVLGTGRGPARISLSARFSLEKAPAFLGEEFGRVETIELPGTITVQDPKPVIAHMASYRAWADQHDVPFGATIERARSILVDHIARHGAFEVTCLGGILICRR
- a CDS encoding relaxase/mobilization nuclease domain-containing protein, translating into MVPDVSTGASTLGLINYLFGQGRRDEHTDPHIVAAWDLAGAPDPGRAPSATYTQLARRLDHHVDLRTRELGGKQPPQHVWHCPVRTAPGDRYLTDAEWAEVARRVVAATGIAPEGDDQACRWIAVRHADDHIHIMATSVRADGRRPRTNRDGWRAQRECRKIEAEFGLRRLKSGDLTAPRTPTGAERAKAERQGRDETAREWLRQQAYAVAAAVRSIDEYFTVLRSLGIQVRPRIGPETGEVTGYSLAAPNDTTQGEPVWYGGSRLAPDLSYNRLCERLPTQDLADRPEQAVDPAEPWHRAETAVRDAHTALDSGDDAMALGHLDAFGDTLHNLALAAKGGHRAELQAAAMAFNRARRSAIRADHQAATALREAAKELAYATHDPGGLAIALIFAALHVARAAAKWHEQRGHEQQAAAAEEAFLHLQAGYQQAAQPVLADLARRAPRATTVSRFEQDLRAVLPDHADRVLADPAWPALTTTLARAETAGHNPRRLLAEVAARRELDTADRPAEVLNWRIAVQPNRRAQAARRLSTRMTAPVTPAPQTTPTPASERLTERARRR